The following coding sequences lie in one Aspergillus luchuensis IFO 4308 DNA, chromosome 8, nearly complete sequence genomic window:
- a CDS encoding putative MFS transporter (COG:G;~EggNog:ENOG410QDIG;~InterPro:IPR020846,IPR011701,IPR036259;~PFAM:PF07690;~TransMembrane:12 (i69-87o107-127i134-153o165-184i196-215o227-247i296-316o336-353i360-379o385-409i421-442o448-473i);~go_function: GO:0022857 - transmembrane transporter activity [Evidence IEA];~go_process: GO:0055085 - transmembrane transport [Evidence IEA]) produces MGFFGKREAPGDTTGHVDAIIEAPGSDPEKQQVAHDEDFHTALPQIPQVTPTIDPTVEARLLRKLDLRVPTLLGFLYLLSLLDRSNIGNAKIAGMEEDLHLTGNRYTWLLTIFYISYTLFEFLALMWKIMPPHRWAAITVMTWGIVATCQAAAQNWGGMMALRFLLGMSEAAFGPGSPYLLSFFYRRQELGLRCGLFLSAAPLANTFAGALAYGITSGHAKIANWRLLFLVEGSPSLVAAFLAWFYLPDHPASARFLTEEEKEVARARSLRRSGESERVTGINWKELWQTLLDAKAWLTALMYFSCNVSFSSLPVFLPTILEDMGFTAINAQGLTAPPYFASFLVTIATTWLADRLQQRGLVIALSSLVGAIGYVLLATCTSVGVRYFGVFLAAVGVFPSIANILPWVLNNQGSDTRRGMGIVILNIIGQCGPFLGTNVFPASDAPRYIRGQSICAAFMFFTVILALALRTLLVWENRRLDKKYGTAAERAAQATTKGDLTLGEENYGADYRYVL; encoded by the exons ATGGGTTTCTTTGGCAAGAGGGAAGCTCCCGGTGACACTACGGGCCATGTCGATGCCATCATTGAGGCTCCCGGGTCTGATCCAGAAAAGCAACAAGTCGCTCATGATGAGGACTTTCACACGGCGCTTCCTCAGATTCCTCAGGTCACACCTACCATTGATCCCACAGTTGAAGCGCGCTTGTTGAGAAAATTGGACTTGAGGGTTCCAACGCTGCTAGGGTTTCTGT atcttctttcccttctggATAGAAGCAATATCGG AAATGCCAAAATCGCgggaatggaagaggacTTGCACCTCACGGGAAATCGCTATACATGGCTCTTGactatcttttatatatcctACACCCTATTTGAGTTTTTGGCTTTAATGTGGAAGATAATGCCACCTCATAGGTGGGCAGCTATCACAGTAATGACTTG GGGCATTGTTGCGACCTGCCAAGCCGCAGCACAGAACTGGGGCGGGATGATGGCTCTGCGTTTCCTGCTCGGCATGTCCGAAGCAGCCTTTGGTCCCGGGTCACCCTAtctgctttccttcttttaTCGTCGTCAAGAGCTCGGCCTCCGCTGCGGTTTGTTCTTGTCAGCTGCGCCTCTAGCCAATACATTTGCGGGCGCTCTTGCATATGGCATCACCTCCGGGCATGCAAAGATCGCCAATTGGCGCTTGCTTTTTCTAGTTGAAGGCAGCCCCTCGCTTGTGGCAGCCTTCTTAGCATGGTTCTACTTGCCTGATCATCCCGCGTCAGCCCGTTTCTtgaccgaagaagagaaagaggtggCACGCGCCCGGTCGCTTCGACGCAGCGGTGAAAGCGAGCGGGTGACCGGCATTAACTGGAAGGAACTGTGGCAGACCTTGCTGGATGCGAAGGCCTGGCTCACTGCG TTGATGTACTTCAGTTGCAATGTGAGCTTTTCCTCGCTGCCCGTCTTTCTTCCCACAATCCTGGAAGACATGGGCTTCACCGCGATCAATGCTCAAGGGCTAACGGCGCCGCCCTACTTCGCTTCATTCCTCGTTACGATCGCCACTACCTGGCTGGCCGATCGGCTTCAGCAGCGAGGCTTGGTGATTGCCTTGTCGTCACTTGTTGGTGCGATTGGATACGTGCTGCTTGCGACCTGCACCTCCGTTGGGGTGCGCTACTTTGGAGTGTTCCTGGCAGCAGTGGGGGTCTTTCCTTCGATCGCCAACATTCTCCCTTGGGTCTTGA ATAACCAAGGCTCAGATACTCGACGGGGTATGGGTATTGTTATATTGAACATCATCGGGCAATGCGGGCCTTTCTTGGGAACTAATGTCTTCCCAGCGAGTGACGCACCTCGCTATATCCGGGGCCAGTCAATTTGCGCGGCCTTCATGTTCTTCACCGTGATCCTAGCACTGGCTCTACGGACACTGCTTGTTTGGGAAAACCGTCGTTTGGACAAGAAGTATGGCACTGCAGCCGAGAGGGCTGCCCAGGCAACCACGAAGGGAGATCTTACTCTAGGAGAGGAGAATTATGGAGCAGATTACCGATACGTGCTGTAA
- a CDS encoding retrograde regulation protein 2 (COG:F,P;~EggNog:ENOG410PF8N;~InterPro:IPR003695,IPR043129;~PFAM:PF02541), translating to MANASTESPNLYGIVDMGSNGIRFSITDISPHAARIMPILFQDRAGISLYDAQFSGPTRGPIPPHITDQVVDRLAQFQITCDDFQVPKENIYVLATEATRTASNSEEFRARIKERTGWEVALLSKEDEGRIGALGIASSSASVAGIAMDLGGGSTQITWVMETEGAVTTSPKGSFSFPYGAAALTKRLEEAQKQGKNAVKELKSEMTRNFQDAYRQLDVPDALVEMARSRGRFDLYLCGGGFRGWGYVLMKQSKVNPYPIPIINGFRVKRENFHDTVSVLDVVSDTNEKIFGVSKRRASQIPAVAVLVNVIMDALPEITHIQFCQGGVREGFLFNRLPSEVRAQDPLLAATTPYAPPSATAIKDLLQSALPTSPSPIASVHPPPSFTTNLIAAIANLLYAHSQVPRESRSAAALHSTTTGLLSSTNCLSHVERALIALVLCERWTGDLAPMDQAYHKQLSRCLTAQEVWWAQYLGRVAVVVGDVYPAGRVVEGQWRIRIETAWEEIVKKGEKCDLLRVRVRRNEGVTAVLEDVLRERTEKVEKVGKRKNWVKDYGVRVGVSIC from the exons ATGGCGAACGCTTCTACCGAAAGCCCCAACCTCTATGGCATCGTGGATATGGGCAG CAATGGCATCCGCTTCTCCATAACCGACATCTCCCCCCACGCCGCGCGCATCATgcccatcctcttccaagaCCGAGCCGGCATTTCCCTCTACGACGCGCAATTCTCCGGCCCCACGCGGGGCCCAATCCCACCCCACATCACCGACCAAGTCGTTGACCGACTCGCCCAATTCCAAATCACCTGCGACGATTTCCAAGTTCCCAAAGAGAACATCTACGTCCTAGCTACGGAGGCGACCCGGACGGCCTCGAACTCTGAGGAATTCAGAGCGCGAATCAAAGAACGCACCGGGTGGGAAGTCGCTCTCCTCtcgaaggaagatgaagggcGCATCGGGGCATTAGGCATTGCGAGCAGCTCTGCCTCCGTGGCAGGCATCGCCATGGACCTCGGTGGCGGAAGCACACAGATTACATGGGTGATGGAGACAGAGGGCGCCGTTACGACGAGTCCGAAGGGTTCGTTCAGTTTCCCGTATGGAGCTGCGGCGTTGACGAAGCGGTTAGAGGAGGCTCAGAAGCAGGGAAAAAATGCTGTAAAGGAGCTCAAAAGTGAGATGACGCGGAATTTCCAAGACGCGTATCGCCAGCTGGATGTCCCAGACGCGCTGGTAGAGATGGCTCGCAGTCGAGGCAGATTCGACCTGTATCTCTGCGGCGGCGGGTTCCGCGGCTGGGGATACGTTCTGATGAAGCAGAGCAAAGTCAACCCGTATCcgatccccatcatcaacggATTTCGCGTCAAGAGAGAGAACTTTCACGACACAGTCTCCGTCCTAGACGTCGTCTCCGACACGAACGAGAAGATCTTCGGTGTATCAAAGCGCCGCGCCTCCCAGATCCCCGCTGTAGCCGTTCTCGTGAACGTGATCATGGACGCATTACCAGAGATCACTCACATTCAGTTCTGTCAAGGCGGCGTTCGCGAAGGATTCCTCTTCAACCGACTACCCAGCGAAGTGCGCGCCCAGGACCCCCTCCTCGCAGCAACGACACCCTACGCACCCCCCTCAGCAACCGCAATCAAAGACCTCCTCCAGTCCGCACTAcccacctcaccatcacccatcGCCTCTgtccatcctccaccgtcCTTCACCACGAACCTAATCGCAGCCATAGCCAACCTCCTCTACGCCCACTCCCAAGTCCCCCGCGAATCCCGCTCCGCTGCAGCCCTCCACAGCACAACGACGggtctcctctcctccacgaaCTGTCTCTCCCACGTCGAACGAGCCCTCATTGCCCTTGTTCTCTGTGAGCGCTGGACCGGGGACCTAGCCCCCATGGACCAGGCGTACCACAAGCAACTGAGTCGGTGTCTCACGGCGCAGGAAGTCTGGTGGGCTCAGTATCTGGGGAGAGTGGCTGTTGTAGTCGGGGATGTGTATCCCgctgggagggtggtggaagggCAGTGGCGGATCCGGATTGAGACGGCTTGGGAGGAGATCGtgaagaagggggagaaatGTGATttgttgagggtgagggtgcgGAGGAATGAGGGTGTTACTGCTGTGCTTGAGGATGTGCTGCGGGAAAGGACGGAGAAGGTTGAGAAGgttgggaagaggaagaattggGTGAAGGACTATGGGGTCAGGGTTGGGGTGAGTATTTGCTAG
- a CDS encoding carboxymuconolactone decarboxylase family protein (InterPro:IPR029032), with the protein MARLPYPEPPKQHAKSHPTLNIMKLLSYSTATVEHWAGLGNAQFKHLLLSARHRELVIMLTTSKFNSTYEWTHHTPVSLKAGVTEQQQAALKASAKEKDFFIDRKFDNGAVGFSEKDLILLSFVETIIQQPEVSDELWKSVKGQFSDREIVEIITLQGFYYSFSRLTTVLQCDFDDWAKSKL; encoded by the exons ATGGCTCGACTGCCCTATCCAGAGCCGCCTAAACAGCATGCCAAATCGCACCCTACGCTCAACATCATGAAACTTCTATCCTACAGCACAGCAACTGTTGAACACTGGGCAGGACTAGGGAACGCCCAGTTCAAGCACTTATTACTCTCAGCCAGACACCGCGAACTAGTGATCATGTTGACAACCTCAAAGTTCAACTCAACCTATGAATGGACCCATCATACTCCTGTATCCTTGAAGGCCGGTGTGACCGAACAGCAGCAAGCGGCGCTCAAAGCATCCGCTAAGGAAAAggacttcttcatcgacaGGAAATTTGACAATGGGGCGGTGGGGTTCAGCGAAAAAGATCTCATCCTGCTTAGCTTTGTGGAAACAATTATCCAGCAGCCTGAAGTCAGTGATGAGCTGTGGAAGAGTGTTAAGGGTCAATTCTCTGATAGAGAAATCGTGGAGATCATTACCCTTCAG GGATTTTATTACTCGTTTTCACGCTTGACTACTGTTCTGCAGTGCGATTTTGATGATTGGGCCAAGTCTAAACTTTGA
- the SWD3 gene encoding WD40 repeat domain-containing protein (COG:S;~EggNog:ENOG410PIXX;~InterPro:IPR036322,IPR015943,IPR001680,IPR019775, IPR020472,IPR017986;~PFAM:PF00400;~go_function: GO:0005515 - protein binding [Evidence IEA]) — protein MDGSMHRSKRRRLDTTPKPQNGFIHSPVESSSDELAAGSDHDEAERRRASWSIQKAYPPQRPYRRSRSFSGSESPDELAVDAKEYWSARNRGRSPSSPSEPSAEPSSERYLDHDHDEAEEEEEDVAPEPGLDPEIDPEQEDGGAEGDVEETATAADGDVAVDQSFGERSPTPVPQPPPPPPKPDKVTYHQKYLLRGHIRGVSAVRFSPDSSMIASGGADGAVKVWDTVTGRLIHTFEGHLAGISTISWSPDGATIASGSDDKTIRLWNVLTGKAHPIPFVGHHNYVYQIAFSPKGNMLVSGSYDEAVFLWDVRSARVMRSLPAHSDPVGGIDVVWDGTLIASCATDGLIRIWDTATGQCLRTLVHEDNPPVTAVKFSPNGKYVLAWTLDDCVRLWDYVEGRCIKTYQGHGNKKYSLQGGFGVYGERGGPRYAFVVSGSEDGAVLCWDVVSKQVLQRLEGHNGVVLGVDTCTLEESRLMVSCGLDGTVRVWEEANAEAEAAGTTNTSTANTPPQINGDGVNGDTVQQPNGDMEVEKPNGLPETNHDHNLEQPNGHKDDPEPEPEDTEMGEATGPDG, from the exons ATGGATGGCTCCATGCATCGCTCCAAGCGACGTCGCCTTGATACCACTCCCAAGCCCCAGAATGGCTTCATCCATTCGCCCGTAGAATCCTCGTCCGACGAGCTGGCCGCGGGCTCCGACCACGACGAGGCCGAACGCCGCCGCGCCAGCTGGTCCATCCAGAAGGCATATCCCCCACAGCGCCCATATCGCCGCTCGCGCAGCTTCAGCGGCTCCGAGAGCCCCGACGAGCTGGCTGTCGACGCGAAGGAGTACTGGTCGGCGAGGAATCGCGGTCGCAGTCCGTCCTCGCCCTCCGAGCCAAGCGCGGAGCCGTCCTCGGAGCGATATCTCGACCACGACCACGAcgaggcggaagaagaggaggaagacgtggCTCCCGAGCCTGGACTCGACCCCGAAATTGATCCGGAGCAGGAAGACGGCGGCGCCGAGGGCGATGTCGAAGAGACCGCAACCGCCGCCGACGGTGATGTAGCTGTTGATCAGTCGTTTGGCGAACGGTCGCCTACCCCGGTgccgcaaccaccaccgccgccgcccaaACCGGACAAGGTGACTTATCACCAGAAGTATTTACTACGGGGTCATATTCGAGGAGTCTCGGCAGTACGGTTCTCGCCGGACTCTTCGATGATCGCTAGCGGAG GTGCGGACGGGGCTGTCAAGGTATGGGATACAGTGACGGGTCGGTTGATCCATACATTCGAGGGTCATCTGGCAGGCATCTCGACTATCTCGTGGAGTCCGGACGGTGCGACCATTGCGTCGGGGTCAGATGACAAGACGATTCGCCTGTGGAATGTATTGACG GGCAAGGCGCATCCGATCCCCTTCGTCGGCCACCACAACTACGTCTACCAGATAGCATTCTCGCCCAAAGGCAACATGCTCGTGAGCGGATCCTACGATGAAGCGGTATTCCTATGGGATGTGCGATCAGCACGAGTGATGCGGTCGCTGCCCGCACACTCCGACCCGGTCGGAGGCATCGACGTCGTCTGGGACGGCACCCTCATTGCCTCGTGCGCGACAGACGGACTGATTCGAATCTGGGATACCGCGACGGGCCAGTGTCTGCGGACGCTGGTGCACGAAGACAACCCGCCCGTGACGGCGGTCAAGTTCTCCCCGAACGGCAAGTACGTGTTGGCGTGGACGCTGGACGACTGCGTGCGACTGTGGGACTACGTCGAGGGGCGGTGCATCAAGACGTACCAGGGCCATGGCAATAAGAAATACAGTCTGCAGGGTGGATTCGGAGTATATGGAGAACGGGGCGGACCGCGGTATGCGTTCGTCGTTAGCGGCAGCGAGGACGGAgctgtgctgtgctgggACGTTGTCAGCAAGCAAGTGCTGCAGCGTCTGGAGGGCCACAAcggggtggtgctgggagtGGACACATGCACGCTGGAGGAGTCGCGGCTGATGGTGAGCTGCGGGTTAGACGGGACCGTGCGGGTATGGGAGGAAGCGAatgcagaagcagaagcagcaggtacCACGaacacctccaccgccaacaCTCCTCCCCAAATAAACGGAGACGGAGTGAATGGAGACACGGTCCAACAACCGAATGGGGACATGGAAGTCGAGAAACCAAACGGTCTACCAGAAACAAACCACGACCACAACCTCGAACAACCGAACGGACACAAAGATGACCCGGAACCGGAACCGGAAGACACCGAAATGGGCGAAGCCACAGGCCCAGACGGGTAA
- a CDS encoding glycoside hydrolase family 128 protein (CAZy:GH128;~COG:S;~EggNog:ENOG410PPKI;~InterPro:IPR017853,IPR024655;~PFAM:PF11790;~SECRETED:SignalP(1-26)), giving the protein MVSFKSLLTAATLATAVLAIPHGGHGHNSHKHRSTHVASKRGSSSKRGAAYNSVSSVHTLTSGSSGNGTVSWAYDWNMYADGSLPSNVEYVPMLWGSKMFGGWLTAIETALDSGSNYIMGFNEPDASSQASMTASEAASSYKKYITPYSGKAKLVTPAVTSSNTEGEGLSWMKSFLSECSECDMSVLAVHWYGTSADEFKSFVQEAMQVADDNGLDETWVTEFALTSGESAGSDESSAADFLDEVLPWLDSQSGVGRYAYYMCADGYLLSGEELSSSGKVYVA; this is encoded by the coding sequence ATGGTCTCCTTCAAGTCTCTTCTGACCGCCGCCACCCTGGCCACCGCCGTTCTCGCCATCCCTCATGGTGGCCACGGCCATAACAGCCACAAGCACCGCTCCACCCACGTCGCCTCCAAGCGcggctcttcctccaagcGTGGCGCTGCCTACAACTCTGTCTCCAGCGTCCACACGCTGACCTCCGGCTCCTCCGGCAACGGCACCGTCTCCTGGGCCTATGACTGGAACATGTACGCCGACGGCAGCCTTCCCAGCAACGTCGAATACGTGCCCATGCTGTGGGGCAGCAAGATGTTTGGAGGTTGGTTGACCGCCATCGAGACTGCCCTTGACAGCGGTAGCAATTACATCATGGGATTCAACGAGCCCGACGCCTCCTCCCAAGCCTCGATGACTGCTTCCGAAGCCGCCAGCTCCTACAAGAAATACATCACTCCTTACTCTGGCAAGGCTAAGCTCGTTACCCCTGCcgtcaccagcagcaacaccgaAGGCGAGGGTCTCAGCTGGATGAAGTCCTTCCTGTCCGAATGCAGCGAGTGCGACATGTCAGTGCTGGCAGTCCACTGGTACGGCACCTCGGCCGATGAGTTCAAGTCCTTCGTGCAGGAGGCCATGCAGGTGGCGGACGACAACGGACTGGACGAGACCTGGGTGACGGAGTTTGCCCTCACCAGCGGCGAATCGGCCGGCAGCGATGAGAGTTCAGCGGCGGACTTCCTCGACGAAGTTTTGCCGTGGTTGGATAGCCAGAGTGGCGTGGGACGGTATGCGTATTACATGTGTGCAGACGGCTATCTGCTCAGCGGGGAAGAGTTGAGCTCCAGTGGAAAGGTCTACGTTGCATag